The Methanobrevibacter olleyae genomic sequence TTTGAAGGAATTAAATTTATTGGTACTTTTAATGATTTACCTAAGATTTTAAAAACTAATAAATTCGATAGAGTTGTTATAGCTATTCCATTAAAATATTATTATCACTTAAATGAAATTGTAGATGCCTGTGAGGAAGAGGGTATTAAAGCAGAGATTATTCCAGATTATTATGAATATTTACCGGCAAAACCTTCTGTTGATATGTTAGATGATTTACCAATTATTAATATCCGTTATGTTCCTTTAGATGATGCATTTAATAAGTTTAAAAAGATTGTATCAGATTATTTTGTTGCTATAATTGCAATTATTATTACCTCTCCAATAATGCTTATTACAGCTATTGCCATTAAAATAGAATCTCCAGGACCTATTATTTTTAAACAAGAAAGAATTGGTTATAATGGTAATCCATTTATGATGTATAAATTTAGAAGTATGAGGGTTCAAGATGAAACAGATGAAAAATCTCAATGGACAATTGAAGATGATCCAAGAAAAACAAAAGTAGGTGCATTTATTAGAAAAATGAGTATAGATGAATTACCTCAGTTTTTCAATGTTTTAAAAAGAGAGATGAGCGTTGTTGGGCCTCGTCCTGAAAGACCATTTTTCGTTGAAAAATTTAAAAAAACAATTCCAAAATATATGGTAAAACACCAAGTAAGGCCAGGTCTTACAGGTCTTGCTCAAGTTAATGGTTATAGAGGAAATACTTCAATTGAAAAACGTATTGAATATGATATTCGTTATGTAGAAAATTGGAGATTACTTTTAGATATACAAATTATGTTTAAAACGGTTTTTAAAATAAAGGATAATGCTTATTAACCAAACTTTTACGAGCCTTCGGCTCGCAAAAGTTTGATCAAAATTTTTTTAATTTTTGGGTTTAATATTATTTTTTTTTTTTTTTTAATTCTTGAGATTAGTTGCTGTTTTTAATTAGTTAATTAGTTATGATTTTTGATTTTTTGAGTTTATTTTATTTTTAGTATAATTATAGAATTATTTATAATGTTGTAATATTAGTATAATGTTGTATTTTTTAGTTTAACTTATTAAATTTAGTTTAAATTATTAAATTGATTTGTTTTTCGATTTTTATAATGAAAAAAAGCATATATTTATATATTTAGTTGTTTAATTGATAATAAAAGACTTAATTTTTAAATTAATAGTTTTTTGTTAGTATTTATAGAAATTATTAGATATTATTTAACTAATTTTATTAATTTAGAAATTCTTTTAAAAATTTTAGCAGGGATATTTAAATTTTAAAAAGCTTAAAATCTAAAGTTTTATAAATAATAATGTTTTTATAGTATAGTAAAAAATTCAGATTAAAATGAAAATTCAATATTTAAAAATATTAAAATATTATAGTTTATAAATATAATTATATAAAATTAATAATTAGATGATAATTGAATGATTTTAGTAATTTTAGTATTTTTAATAATTTTATAATATATGAAATTTTATCGTTATAAAAAGTTTTTTTACTTTTCATTTAATTATTTAAATATCTTATATGCTTAATATTTTTAAATGATTGCTTTGAAAATTAATAAATTTTTTCACTTGAAATATTAGTATTAGTTTTCAAATGCTCTGTCTTAATTATTATATATAGAAAAAATTAAATTATAATTTAACTTGAAAAAATTATAATAAAATTAATAGTCATATCTTAGTCATATCTTATTTAATAGATATTTTATTAGATAAATTATTTATTATATTTTTATTATTTTAATAGATATTTTATTAGAATAGATTATTTATTATTTTAATAGACATTTTAGATAGA encodes the following:
- a CDS encoding undecaprenyl-phosphate glucose phosphotransferase, whose protein sequence is MIKENQRILNAILVIIDIFVILFSLVFAYFVRFKTTLFGPLGESLPFSAYLIFTVVCIIPTYLLLYYFFGLYKPFRNKSSIFSGAEDIIKSDMMAFIILVAILFVIKQPDFSRIMLFLLSLFGMIFAIIERALVVLVLRFMRINNHNLKHMLIIGDNELAFNFAHKIKSKTFLGYNIAGFLGREEHLGNTFEGIKFIGTFNDLPKILKTNKFDRVVIAIPLKYYYHLNEIVDACEEEGIKAEIIPDYYEYLPAKPSVDMLDDLPIINIRYVPLDDAFNKFKKIVSDYFVAIIAIIITSPIMLITAIAIKIESPGPIIFKQERIGYNGNPFMMYKFRSMRVQDETDEKSQWTIEDDPRKTKVGAFIRKMSIDELPQFFNVLKREMSVVGPRPERPFFVEKFKKTIPKYMVKHQVRPGLTGLAQVNGYRGNTSIEKRIEYDIRYVENWRLLLDIQIMFKTVFKIKDNAY